One part of the Lotus japonicus ecotype B-129 chromosome 2, LjGifu_v1.2 genome encodes these proteins:
- the LOC130740907 gene encoding glucan endo-1,3-beta-glucosidase 13-like, whose product MLKMNMGLCLFHLLFLSSLALTVSGHDSSIELLNLIETPHDISHGNLPLAVAVSAENLNGVSSTILMAETWLRANVLAHYPASKITNVVVGSSAFCQQHQKPNQVLVLNALKNVYHSLKRWGLEREIKVSVAFYLSCLSQNSPSYEDDLKNVKPLVEFLHSVNSTFSVISHSGFSDKKSLSLVSSQLESMKRLGFFFLNNINILAIVPKRGKTIARKLSVVDSSLVSTLPLKPTPMPEIAEPPLVGNPNPAPEPEPLPPLAQVVSSPPPMSPSSTFAPPQEQPSPFIDPASSPSPHGFFTLPPCNPIDNGSPSPYPHMVPVQKLWCVAKPSVPEETLQQALDYACGEGGADCTEIAPQGNCYNPDTLVAHAS is encoded by the exons ATGTTGAAGATGAACATGGGTTTGTGCCTCTTTCatcttctcttcctttcttcacTGGCTCTCACTG TTTCTGGTCATGACTCCTCCATTGAGCTCCTCAACCTCATTGAGACACCCCATGACATTTCACACGGTAACCTTCCCTTAGCTGTTGCTGTCAGTGCTGAAAACCTCAATGGGGTTTCTAGCACCATTTTAATGGCGGAAACTTGGCTTAGAGCCAATGTTCTAGCACACTACCCCGCTTCAAAAATCACTAACGTTGTTGTGGGAAGCTCTGCTTTCTGCCAACAACACCAAAAACCCAATCAAGTTTTAGTCTTGAATGCTTTGAAAAATGTTTACCACTCACTGAAAAGGTGGGGtttggagagagaaatcaagGTTTCTGTTGCTTTCTATTTGAGCTGTTTGAGTCAAAACTCACCTTCTTATGAAGATGATTTGAAAAATGTGAAACCCTTGGTTGAGTTTCTCCACAGTGTGAACTCCACTTTCTCTGTGATCTCACATTCTGGGTTTTCTGATAAGAAAAGTTTGAGCTTAGTGTCTTCTCAGTTAGAGTCCATGAAAAGGCTCGGATTTTTCTTCCTCAACAACATAAACATCTTAGCCATTGTTCCAAAAAGGGGGAAAACCATAGCTAGAAAGCTTTCAGTTGTTGATTCCAGCTTAGTAAGCACATTGCCTTTGAAGCCAACTCCAATGCCAGAAATTGCTGAACCCCCATTGGTTGGTAACCCTAACCCTGCTCCTGAACCTGAACCTTTGCCTCCTCTGGCTCAAGTAGTTTCTTCCCCTCCTCCAATGTCTCCTTCTTCCACTTTTGCCCCTCCTCAAGAACAACCTTCTCCCTTCATTGATCCAGCTAGTTCTCCTTCTCCTCATGGCTTCTTCACCTTGCCTCCTTGCAATCCAATCGACAATGGCTCGCCCTCGCCTTATCCCCACATGGTCCCGGTTCAGAAACTGTGGTGTGTTGCGAAGCCTAGTGTTCCCGAAGAGACGCTGCAGCAGGCTTTGGACTATGCTTGTGGAGAGGGTGGTGCTGATTGTACTGAGATCGCGCCGCAGGGGAATTGTTACAACCCAGACACATTGGTTGCTCATGCTTCTTAA